TGTTAGGATGAGGACTAATCCCATAACCTATCTACCCCCCCTTCAAAATCCGGTCAAACTAAGTTTTTCGTTAAAAGTAACTTAAATAAGCGCAATTTTTTTGTTTGTCCAATAGAAGTATTGGGATTTGCAGCAGAGAACCTTCAATTCTCAATAGCTCCTATCTTGCATTAGAGAGGTAAAAAATAAATCCCACTCTAATTAAAAAAGGATTCAGAAATGTAGCATTTGCAGGTCTGTTTGTAATATAGAGTAGTTCTAACGTTGAGCCATATTGATAATAACCGGCTCCAACCATTGTTAATGTTGAGTTTTTTCTGGTTGAAATTCCTTGAATACCATAAGAAATATTATCTATTTCTGCTTGCAGATATAAATTGTTTAATGGAAAGAAACGAGCCATTGCTCTTGCCCCATAAATGTTACTTGTAAAGTCGGTTTGATAGTCGTGGAGATATGAATACATTGGGCCGCCAAGCACTGAAAATCTGTTTGAAAGACGATATCCTGCCAATGGCAACAATTCAATATAAATACTGTTCCCTAAGGTCAGCCAGGTAGAACCGCCTAACACTATTCTATCTCTTGTTTTGGGTAATTCAGGAAGAGGAACCTCGGGAGATTGGGCAGATACGTAGTTGGTGCTGCTAAAGGCACCTGTCATCATTAAGAATAGTAGCAGTATTTTCTTTGTGTTTGAGAGTTTCTTATTCATAAAAATTTACTTTACCTGTTGCTACATCATACATCGCACCACAAATTTTGATTTTACCCGCATTTTCTAACTCTGCCAAAACAGGACTTTGTTTTCTGATTTCTTCCATCACATGAAATACATTTAATGCTGAGACTTTGTTTACAAATTCAAGATTTTCAGAAGTGCGGTTTTGCAGCACTGTTTTCTCTTTTTCAATAGCAGGTTTAATTTTATTCACTAAACCGGTAAGATTGCCAAGATTGATATTGTCGCAAGCTCCTTTTATACCGCCACAATTAGTGTGTCCTAATACCACCACTACTTTTGCATTTGCTATTTTAGAACCAAATTCCATGCTCCCTAACACATCTTCACTCACTACGTTTCCAGCAATTCGAATACTGAAAATGTCACCCAGCCCTTGGTCAAATATTAATTCGGCTGAAGTTCTTGAGTCAATACAGCTTAAAATTGTTGCAAAAGGCCATTGTCCATCTTTTGAATCGTTGACTTGTTTGAGCAATTTTTTATCTGTCTGAAGATTGTGCAAGAATCGAATGTTCCCTTCTTGCAATATTTCAATTGCATCTTGGGGACTCATGGTGTTTTGGTCTTTGGTTGAATGTAATCTCATCAATGATACGAATAGGGGCAAAAATAGTAACTATTTTTGCTCTAAATTCATTTTCCCTCTTGCAAACTGATTAAGTCTGTTGAAGTATAATTGAATAAATAGAGCAGATTTACGCGCTTAAAGGTTCTTGACGCTGCGTTTAAATGACCAACCTCTATCTTGATAGTTTAGAAAAAGGTCAAATGACGCACAAGCAGGCGAAAGTAATACTGTGTCTCCTTTTTCCGCAAAACGATGTGCTGTGCTCACTGCTTCTTGCATAGAGGTAGTGTTTAGCATTAAGTTTACATGTTTGCTGAAAGCTTGATGTAATTTTGTGTTATCGACACCAAGGCAAATAATCAGTTTTACTTTTTCTTGAACAAGGGGCACAAGAGAACTGTAATCATTGCCCTTGTCCACTCCACCGACAATCCAAATCACAGGCTTTTGCATGCTTTCGAGTGCATACCACACAGAATTCACATTGGTTGCTTTGGAGTCATTGATATATTCTGCGCCTCCAATGGTTGCA
The sequence above is drawn from the Bacteroidia bacterium genome and encodes:
- a CDS encoding carbonic anhydrase family protein, with product MRLHSTKDQNTMSPQDAIEILQEGNIRFLHNLQTDKKLLKQVNDSKDGQWPFATILSCIDSRTSAELIFDQGLGDIFSIRIAGNVVSEDVLGSMEFGSKIANAKVVVVLGHTNCGGIKGACDNINLGNLTGLVNKIKPAIEKEKTVLQNRTSENLEFVNKVSALNVFHVMEEIRKQSPVLAELENAGKIKICGAMYDVATGKVNFYE